Within Limisalsivibrio acetivorans, the genomic segment GGCCTCTCTCCTCCTGAACAGTACCGAAGGTTGTGTAACCGTCTTTTCCGGCAGCTGTATAGGAGTTTGTAACAACAACATACATCTCACTGTCCTCAAGAGAAGACCATGTCTTAGTCTCTCTATCCATAACCTCAAGGTTGCTTACCCTGCTGCCGAAGGGCTGAGAGTTGTCCACATCATAACGAAGTGCATAGGCATAGGGGAAACCGCCTGTGGAGCCCCCCTGGTGTATACCTTCGATGGCATCCTCAAGAACCTGCTTAATCTCGGAGCCGTACATCTCTATCTCGAAGAGAGTATTGGCAAAGGGAAGGAGTGTATAAGCATCACCGATGGTTATATCACCTTCGTTTATACTAACCCTTACGCCACCGGCATTCTGGATGCAGAGGTCGGATCTGAGGCTGAGCTCGTAGAAGGACTTGGCAACAACGGGAGCAATATCAGAGCCAAGGGGAAGGCTCACACCGTAGTATTCCTGCCCGGGGATACGGTTGTGGAGAAGATCCTCTCCAGCCTCGCCTATCACCTGATTCTTAAGCTCATCAACCTGGGAGGAATAAGCAGACTTTATCGTAGCCACAGAAGCGTTGTCGCCAACGATGTCTATGTTTGCATGGGCTGAGATTATATCATACACAGCGGCCCTAGCATCACCCTCGATCTCCACCCTGTTACCCTCTTCGTTTTTACGAAGGAAGCTGTCTCCAGAGATAAGAACAGGCTCGCCGTAGCAGCTCTCTACCTTACCATCTGTATCGAATTTAACTGTAAGATCGCCCACAGCGTATCCGTAGTTCCATGCCTGAACGATACAAACCTTGTCGCCGTCTGCATTGGAAGCGATTGTGGGGTAGTCGCCTGAGTTGGAAAGGCCGAGATAGTCGAAATCGCCGAGGAGTGTGTGTGAATCTCCATCAACAACAACGTCGATGGCGGGGATACTCTTAACAAGCTCTTTTGTTTTGCTGTATCCGTAGTGGCTGAGAACAACGATCATCTCAACGCCTTTACCCTGAAGCTCATCCACATAAATCTGAAGTGCTTCAGCTTCATCAAGGAACGTGAGGTTGTCGCTGGGGCTGGAGGACTCAACGGTCTTCTGCTTAACTGTGAGACCGATTATACCAACCTTCTCGCCGTCTACCTCTTTTATTACATAGGGGGAAAACTTGCCGTCCAGAAGTGAGCCCGCATCGGGAACAATATTTGAGCTGATAACGGGAGCATCAAGCATGTCGATGAAACCGCTGAGGAACTCATCGCCATCATCAAATTCATGGTTTCCGATGGCCATGGCATCGAAACCGATCTCGTTCATAACCTCAGCGTCAGCCTCACCTTTGAAGAGAGTATAATAGAGTGTACCCTGAACTGCGTCCCCTGCGTGGAGAACGAGGGTGTTGGATGACTGCTGTCTGAGCTCTTTGATCTTCTGGGCA encodes:
- the nadN gene encoding NAD nucleotidase, with product MKKVLPASILRVLIFAVIAATFFLSGCAGDSDSSGKSIKIVHVNDVHSHLDAATYDVTLDNETTRIELGGIEKVAQKIKELRQQSSNTLVLHAGDAVQGTLYYTLFKGEADAEVMNEIGFDAMAIGNHEFDDGDEFLSGFIDMLDAPVISSNIVPDAGSLLDGKFSPYVIKEVDGEKVGIIGLTVKQKTVESSSPSDNLTFLDEAEALQIYVDELQGKGVEMIVVLSHYGYSKTKELVKSIPAIDVVVDGDSHTLLGDFDYLGLSNSGDYPTIASNADGDKVCIVQAWNYGYAVGDLTVKFDTDGKVESCYGEPVLISGDSFLRKNEEGNRVEIEGDARAAVYDIISAHANIDIVGDNASVATIKSAYSSQVDELKNQVIGEAGEDLLHNRIPGQEYYGVSLPLGSDIAPVVAKSFYELSLRSDLCIQNAGGVRVSINEGDITIGDAYTLLPFANTLFEIEMYGSEIKQVLEDAIEGIHQGGSTGGFPYAYALRYDVDNSQPFGSRVSNLEVMDRETKTWSSLEDSEMYVVVTNSYTAAGKDGYTTFGTVQEERGPGVDTYLDYAMSFVAYVEAREKAGEEVMKLPAAEHCIKIYTAGTDW